In Daphnia magna isolate NIES linkage group LG6, ASM2063170v1.1, whole genome shotgun sequence, the following are encoded in one genomic region:
- the LOC116924895 gene encoding cystinosin: MTVAHSRKSGQQWCAAICLLLPLVLIGCGGSELSCIPHDVLVHIGGETDVVLSLSGFNDPVEIYPLYEPVNAAEKITNLGNLTLYGNPEGLNVSLTIHAVRGGHVTVYFNATTPAINDDEAYVRVTIIHSEEVFFVCIAVGWIYFVAWSVSFYPQIYENFKRKCVVGLNLDYVVLNVLGHSVYGLFNMGLYWIPSVQLQYYEIHPMGVIPVQTNDVVFSVHATVFSILTAIQCIIYERGDQKVSPYTWAFIGVSSAFIFISTIAAVTYSITYLSLLYYCSYVKLIVTLIKYIPQAHLNYKRQSTIGYSIGGVLLDITGGLLSVLQMFLLAYNNDDWDSLFGDPTKFGLGLFSVMFDLLFIVQHYVLYRNNNPPAVYLPINRDDYLPIDDDRSTPSIMA, encoded by the exons ATGACTGTAGCACATTCTCGTAAAAGTGGACAACAATGGTGCGCTGCCATCT gtcTTCTTTTACCTCTAGTCTTGATTGGGTGCGGCGGAAGTGAATTGAGTTGCATTCCTCATGATGTTCTAGTCCATATCGGTGGTGAAACAGATGTAGTGTTATCACTCAG TGGTTTTAATGATCCTGTCGAAATCTACCCTCTTTATGAGCCTGTGAATGCAGCAGAAAAGATAACCAATCTAGGAAATCTGACTCTATATGGGAATCCAGAAGGACTGAATGTTAGTTTGACAATTCATGCTGTTCGTGGTGGTCATGTTACAGTCTACTTCAATGCCACTACCCCAGCCATAAA TGATGATGAGGCATATGTCAGGGTGACTATTATTCACTCTGAGGAAGTTTTCTTTGTGTGCATTGCTGTTGGTTGGATTTATTTTGTTGCCTGGTCAGTTTCCTTCTATCCTCAAATATATGAAAATTTTAAGCGAAAATG TGTTGTTGGTTTAAACTTGGACTATGTTGTCCTGAATGTGCTTGGGCATTCTGTCTATGGCCTCTTTAATATGGGTCTCTACTGGATACCAAGTGTTCAG CTCCAGTATTATGAAATCCACCCCATGGGCGTCATTCCAGTCCAGACAAATGATGTGGTATTTTCAGTGCACGCTACCGTTTTCTCTATTCTAACTGCCATACAGTGCATCATATACGAG AGAGGTGATCAAAAAGTGTCCCCCTACACATGGGCGTTCATCGGTGTTTCTTCTGCATTTATTTTCATCAGCACTATAGCAGCAGTTACCTATAGTATTACATATCTTTCTCTCCTTTACTATTGCTCCTACGTCAAGTTAATAGTAACCCTGATCAAGTACATTCCTCAG GCACACCTGAACTACAAACGACAAAGCACTATTGGATATTCGATTGGTGGAGTGCTTCTTGATATTACTGGTGGATTGCTGAGTGTCCTTCAGATGTTCTTATTAGCTTACAACAATG atgaTTGGGATTCCCTGTTTGGTGATCCTACCAAATTCGGCCTGGGCCTTTTCTCCGTCATGTTTGATTTGCTCTTCATTGTTCAACACTACGTACTCTATCG GAACAACAACCCACCTGCTGTTTACCTTCCCATTAATCGTGACGATTATCTACCAATCGACGACGATCGAAGCACTCCATCGATAATGGCATAA
- the LOC116924890 gene encoding LOW QUALITY PROTEIN: fanconi-associated nuclease 1 (The sequence of the model RefSeq protein was modified relative to this genomic sequence to represent the inferred CDS: deleted 1 base in 1 codon), which translates to MNRNRKSVSKTPVQKTNLLHFFQRTPVSVSSTQLGATESITIPPSNLPNPSATPFITRTRPPTECPGCNKIVQYYKLNDHLDNECITSLLKSSGSSLEVSLAPKTRITDLVVPELVLTTPSSTTTTPESEERVLNLSSVKQGLSPSTSSVTKEETKNDPLPINDVLHTTPSTPRIQKEKRKYNSSSKKNLARRQQISVHFKDRLVKTDNQKNSDTILNKYSDWSNVKKKLFVDEAKPTKFESLPYYLETFLFLLKTTFDEPLHQHLFNEEDHHIYNEFKCLSLEAQKLYARLFSRKFQWRRKEKIAYEDIAADLGNALAELCSTSLLLGIDQLDDLPTLLKLLTQFELKQLFKETKIPFNGKGNAAEVLMKHCRSQPCLSGSVQSMKDRMTAKIKRQYVKECYKLNEETRRIFLRLILLSTLHQRQEEEEEKGQQQQSFKMLQVKIGEKSYPSYRIFRQTPIFKQRDHFLKYGEASLLELQIRDSYDNKQWETLVKMTEPIQKTFEEYSKEYHRDDLDLPLFLRRYTAGSVFVYIFDKRIEALQCLKRYREAVDLIKMLINQNVYLPTHRGYWYERLALNLEQHLKEPYEAFEMIKNALNDSWVSSAHRFALSQRAMRLCQSPRWKQKLGPLLGELPLLTAAEPRCVIITGRSLPRDLPGHKSMFIRGDSDANMDVGDITLCSVEELVLQHYMENGYTHGVHGEGSTLWTVIGLLFWDVIYKSEIADVFLSQFQAIPLDFDTLDFYQSRQSVIEHRLDCIRNWSSSEIMEEITKIWNENHGQTSLVFWDRFSDLDHVGGLIQCISPHSLAAISQRLLQNYRHYRSGFPDLTVWNPKEKKWRIIEVKGPNDRLSPKQTLWLDFLVSLGVEAEVCHVQAVGAKRMGATPQVAIKSKSPRTLEEEEGHGNEKVVRKSRRVKAKIDNI; encoded by the exons ATGAATCGCAATCGTAAATCAGTGAGCAAGACACCAgttcaaaaaacaaacttaCTCCATTTTTTTCAACGCACGCCTGTTTCTGTTTCCTCTACCCAATTAGGTGCGACTGAATCGATAACGATACCACCTTCAAACTTACCAAATCCATCTGCCACTCCATTTATTACAAGAACCAGACCACCGACAGAATGCCCCGGCTGTAACAAGATTGTGCAGTATTATAAACTAAATGATCATCTTGATAATGAGTGTATTACCTCACTACTAAAATCATCTGGCAGCAGTCTAGAAGTTAGTCTAGCACCAAAAACAAGAATAACTGACCTGGTTGTACCAGAACTAGTTTTAACGACCCCTTCAAGTACTACAACTACACCTGAGAGTGAAGAAAGGGTATTGAATCTATCATCAGTAAAACAAGGTTTGAGTCCTTCAACATCTTCAGTCACAAAGGAAGAGACAAAAAATGATCCCTTACCAATAAATGATGTTTTGCATACTACTCCTTCAACACCTAGaattcaaaaggaaaaaaggaagtaTAACTCttcatcaaagaaaaatttggcCAGAAGACAGCAGATTTCGGTGCATTTCAAGGATCGTCTAGTGAAAACAGATAACCAGAAAAACTCAGACACCATCCTCAACAAATATTCAGATTGGTCTAATGTTAAAAAGAAACTGTTTGTTGATGAAGCAAAACCTACCAAGTTTGAAAGCCTTCCTTACTATCTGGaaacttttctgtttttgcTAAAAACAACTTTTGATGAACCCCTTCATCAACACTTGTTTAATGAAGAAGATCACCATATATACAATGAATTTAAATGTTTATCTTTGGAAGCACAGAAACTTTATGCCAGGTTGTTTTCCAGAAAATTTCAATGgcgtagaaaagaaaaaattgcatATGAAGACATCGCAGCTGATTTGGGAAATGCCTTAGCAGAGTTATGTTCGACTTCCCTCCTCCTTGGAATAGACCAACTCGATGATTTACCAACACTTCTTAAACTTCTCACACAGTTCGAACTTAAACAACTATTTAAAGAGACAAAAATTCCTTTTAATGGT AAAGGAAATGCCGCTGAG GTGCTAATGAAGCATTGCCGAAGCCAGCCTTGCCTATCCGGAAGTGTTCAGTCGATGAAAGATCGGATGACGGCTAAAATCAAACGTCAGTACGTCAAGGAATGTTATAAGTTAAATGAAGAGACACGCCGCATATTCTTGCGTCTTATTTTGCTGAGTACGCTCCATCAGCGgcaagaggaagaagaagaaaaaggacaacAGCAACAGAGTTTCAAAATGCTTCAAGTTAAGATAGGAGAAAAATCCTATCCGTCTTATCGGATCTTCAGACAAACACCGATATTTAAACAGCGAGATCATTTCCTTAA ATATGGTGAAGCTTCTCTGCTGGAACTGCAGATCAGAGATTCTTACGATAACAAGCAGTGGGAAACTTTGGTAAAAATGACAGAACCAATTCAGAAAACTTTCGAGGAGTATTCGAAAGAGTATCATCGAGATGATCTCGACTTACCTCTTTTTCTACGGAGATACACAGCTGGTTCGgtttttgtttacatttttgaCAAACGCATTGAGGCTCTTCAATGCTTGAAGAGATATCGCGAAGCAGTTGATCTCATTAAGATGTTAATCAATCAGAACGTTTACTTACCTACCCATCGAGGCTACTGGTACGAACGTCTCGCTTTAAATTTGGAACAGCATCTAAAAGAACCCTACGAG GCTTTCGAGATGATTAAGAATGCATTGAATGATTCGTGGGTTAGCTCAGCACACAGATTTGCTCTTAGTCAGAGAGCTATGAGACTTTGCCAATCTCCTAGATGGAAACAAAAGTTGGGACCCCTTCTTGGCGAGTTACCTCTCTTAACTGCTGCTGAACCCCGTTGCGTGATCATCACTGGACGCTCTCTACCTAG AGACCTACCAGGACACAAGTCGATGTTTATCCGTGGAGATTCCGATGCCAATATGGATGTTGGTGACATTACACTATGCTCTGTGGAAGAGCTTGTTCTTCAGCATTATATGGAGAATGGATACACCCATGGCGTTCACGGTGAAGGATCGACGTTATGGACAGTCATTGGCCTGTTATTTTGGGATGTTATTTACAAATCCGAAATTGCCGATGTTTTCCTCAGTCAATTCCAAGCTATACCTCTCGATTTTGATACGCTTGATTTCTATCAGTCTCGCCAATCAGTCATAGAACATCGTTTGGACTGCATTCGCAACTGGTCCAGCTCCGAAATAATGGaagaaattacaaaaatttggAACGAAAACCACGGTCAAACGTCACTAGTTTTTTGGGATAGATTCAGCGACTTGGACCACGTCGGCGGATTAATTCAGTGCATATCTCCACACAGTTTAGCAGCCATTTCACAGCGACTTCTCCAAAACTATCGGCACTACAGATCAGGATTCCCTGACTTGACGGTATGGAATCccaaagaaaag aaGTGGAGAATTATCGAAGTTAAAGGTCCTAACGATCGCCTTTCACCGAAACAAACTTTGTGGCTGGATTTTCTTGTCTCGCTTGGAGTAGAAGCAGAAGTTTGTCACGTTCAAG cgGTTGGTGCTAAAAGAATGGGGGCGACTCCTCAGGTGGCTATCAAAAGCAAATCCCCAAGAACATTGGAAGAGGAAGAGGGACACGGAAACGAAAAAGTTGTGCGGAAATCCCGTCGCGTGAAAGCTAAAATTGATAATATATAG